One genomic region from Saprospiraceae bacterium encodes:
- a CDS encoding ORF6N domain-containing protein → MLDFDLAELYEVETRALKQSVKRNIDRFPNDFMFQLTKN, encoded by the coding sequence ATGCTGGACTTTGATCTTGCTGAGCTCTATGAAGTAGAAACCAGAGCATTAAAGCAATCAGTCAAACGAAATATAGATCGTTTCCCTAATGACTTTATGTTTCAACTCACAAAAAATTGA